The genomic window GGGGGGGGTCTACGGGCTCATCGTCTTCGGGAAGAAGGTGCTCGGCGAGGACTATACCCCCCAGGAGCTCGCCTATATCGGACGTCTGGTGGAGTTCGTCTCGATAAGCCTCCAGAACAACATCCACTACCGCTCGTCCATCATGGACTTCAAGACGGGGATCTACAACGCCTCGTTCTTCATGAGGAGGCTCGAAGAAGAACTCTACCGGGTGAAGCGGTACGGAGGCCACCTGGGGCTCATCATCCTGGATGTGGACCACTTCAAGCTCTTTAACGACCGCTACGGCCACCTTGCCGGCGACGAGGTCCTCATCTCCATCGCGAGGAATATCAAGCAGAACCTGCGGAAGGGTGATGTGGCAGCCCGGTACGGTGGGGAGGAGTTCGTCGTGCTCCTCCCCGGGGCCAACAGGAACGCGGCCTACATCGTGGCGGAGCGGGTCCGCCACAGCATAGAGCTCATGAAGGTCTATTTCGAAGACAAGATCCTCCACGTGACGGTGAGCGTGGGCGTCACTTCTTGCACTCGATACCGTCTCCTGGATCCCCGGAAGCTCATCGAGGAGGCGGATCAGGCCCTCTATCTTTCGAAGGAGCGGGGACGGAACAGGACCACGGTCTACAGGAAAGGGCTCCTCTCCCTCGCCGAGGAGTACAGGGAGGCGCTCCTGGAGCAGGTGCGCACGTAGCGGTCAGGAGAGATACTGGAGGCGTTCGCCCGTCCGGGCGCCGATCAGGGCGAAGAAGAAGGCCGCCAGGCTGGAGATCATGAGGCCGAGGAGCTTCCCTATGCCGAAGACCGGGGTGTAGAGCACGGTGCTGAGGACATTGATGAGCACCGCTCCCAGGGCGGGTTCCATGAGGGTGATCCCGGGAGAGATGTAGCCCGAGAGGAGTCCCCCCAGGAAATAGACCGCGGGTTTGATGAACAGGAAGAGGATGAAGCCTATCCCCAGGGTGAGGATCCCGAAGAGGGTGAGACCTACGCGTAGTACCACCTCGGTGACGAGGAATATTCCCATGCTGACGAAGACCCACTTCCACTCGATCCGATTCATCCACGAGCCTCCTCTGCACACGGATGGAGTCATTGTACCATGCGAAGCGGGATGTGAACAGAGGTCTTGGTCCCTGCCTCGGTTTCCTCGATGCGGAACGTCCCCTTGTATTGAGTCTCCACGAGTTCCTTCACTGTGGCGAGACCAAGGGCGAGGATCCCGACTCCCAGATCCTCCTCCTCGAAAGCCCTCAGGAGTCGCCTCCGTTCTTGCACCTTGAGCCCCGTGCCGGTATCGCTGATCTCGAGGTAGAGTATACCCCCGTGGGCGTAAGCCGAGAAGGACACGTCTCCTTCCCCCTCTCCGCTCAGGATGCTCTCGGCGGCGGTGAGGAGACCGTGAGCCAGGATGAGGAAGAGGTGGTCACGGCTCAGGGGGGAGGGATCCTGCACGGGAGGGGTGGCGGTCGTCACGGTCACGGTCTCGGGAAGGAGGGGGAGGACCTCCTCGAGGACGGAGGCGACCATGTCGCTCACCGGTCGGTCTGTCCCGTCTTCCGTGTGGCTCACGTGATCCTTCAGTGTCTCGAAGTAGGTCTTCACGAAGAAGAGCCCGTTGCTTATGACGTTGTGCTGCTTGAGGGCCTCTCGTATGATGACGAGGTGTTTCTGGAGTTCTGCCTTCGAGAATGCCGTCATGAGCTCTCTCGCTTCTTCCATACCTGCCTTGAGGAGCCCGTCCTTGTTCTTGGAGAGGTGATTTCGGGTGAGGAGGAGGATCTTTTCGATCTCGGCGAGGGAGAGGGCGGGATCGTTCTCGGTGAGGAGGGGGGTGTCGCGCACGAGGTTCAGCCGGGAGGAGAGGTTCTCGTGGATGGTGAGGAACATGAGTTTCTCGTAGAACTGTTTTCGGGTGAGGAACTCGAGTCCGGTGAGCTTGGTGAGGGGGATGGCGGCCGGTCGGGCCTTCTGCGAGAGCTCTTCGATCTTCTTCTGCTGTTCCCTCAGGGAAAGCTGGGTCTGGACCCTCTTGAGGAGTTCCCGGGGGTCGTAGGGTTTGACAACATAGTCCTGACCGCCGAGTTCGAGTCCTTTCATCACGCTCTCCCTGTCGGCCTTTGCCGAGAGGAAGATGATGGGTATATCTTTCGTCTTTGGATTGCTCCTCACCCGGCGGCACACCTCAAATCCATCCATTTCAGGCATCATGATGTCGAGGAGGATGAGATCGAAGGGGGTCTTCTCCAGCCGGGAGAGGGCCTCCGGGCCGCTCTCCGCGAAGGAGACGATGTAGTGTTCCTGGAGGATACTGCCCAGCAGCTGTATGTTGGGAGGTGTGTCGTCCACGATGAGGATCCGGTGTTTTTTCTCTGTCCCCTGTGTCATAGGGATTCCTCCTTCAATCGTCCGATCTTCTCTTCAAACTCCTTTATAAGGGTGCGTATCCGATGTATGTTGAAGCTCTGTACCGCTTCCTCCAGGGATGCACCCCACCCCGAGAGAAAAGGTGAGCCGATTCGCGTTCCCGCCTCTTTTGCCCTGGAGCCGAGTTCCTCCAGGGTGGTGTTGAGCCATGTCTCTTTCGCCTCTTCGAGAAGGGGAGCGATCTCCCGATCGTAGAGGGAGAGGATCTGCGCCCTTCGTGCGAGGTCTTCGGCCGTGAACTCGAGATGCTCCTCCCGCGGGGGAGGGGGAGCCGCGGTGCGACTCGTTTCCGTCGGGAGGAAGGATCTCAAGGTCGAGAAGAGGGCGTCCTTCTGGATCGGCTTGGTGAGGACTTCGACGAACCCGTTCCTCAGGAATTCCTCGTGCCGCTCTTTGAGGACCGAGGCGGTGAGGGCGATCACCGGTATGTTCCGATGGGAAGGATCTCTGTAGTATTCCTTGATGAAACTGAGGCCGTCCATCACAGGCATCCTGATGTCCATGAGGATGAGGTCGGGAGGGTGGGCCTCGGCTCGGGAGAGGGCCTCTTGCCCATTCGAGGCTTCGATGACGGTTGCCCCTGTGGGCGCGAGGTATTCCTTGAGAAGGGTGCGGTTGAGATCCTTGTCATCGACCACCAGGATGACCTTCCCTTCGTACATCGGGACGTCTCCCCCGGTTTCCTCGGTGGCGGACACCATCCGCTCGGTGGAGCAGGTGAGATCGGGAATATTCACGGTGAAGGTGGTTCCCTTCCCGTACTCGCTTTCCACGGAGATGGTCCCGCCCATCATCTCCACGAGGCGCTTCGAGATCGTGAGTCCGAGTCCCGTGCCCCCGTATTTGCGGGTATCCTGGCCCGAGCTCTGGTGGAAGGACTGGAAGATGGCCTCTCTCTCCTCCGGTCGTATGCCTATGCCGGTGTCTTCCACGGAGATGGTGAGGTCCACCTTCGATTCTTCGGTATGAAGGCTCCCTCTCACCTGGACCTTCACATGGCCCTGTTCGGTGAACTTGATGGCGTTGCCTATGAGGTTGAAGAGGACCTGCCTGAGTCTGAGTTCGTCGATCTCCACGGTGGGAGGGAGGGCAGGGGCGTAGTCGAGGATGAAGGAGAGGCCCTTGTGCTCCACTTGGGTCCGGAAGATGTTGGCTATTTCCTCGATGAAGGAACGCAGGTCGACAGGGCTGTAGGAGAGGGTCATCTTGCCGGCTTCTATCTTGGAGAGGTCGAGGATGTCGTTGATGAGCATGAGGAGGTTCTTGCCGCTGGATCTTATGGCGTCGAGGTAGGAGGCTTCCTTCCCCGAGGGGAAGGAGGAGGCGAGGAGGTCGGTGAAGCCGATGATGGCGTTGAGCGGGGTTCGGATCTCGTGGCTCATGTTGGCGAGGAACTCACTCTTGGCCCGCATCGCCCGCTCCGCTTCCTCCTTGGCTTCCTTGAGCTTCTGTTCGGCCTCTTTCTGGAGGCTCATGTCGAGGGACACGATTCCTATGTAGGTGACGTGCCCCTCTTCGTCCTTGATGAATGTGGCGGTCGTGAGCATGGGGAAAGGAAGCTGTCCCTGATAGACGTGCCATATCTCCTGGGAGGGCATCACTCCCACGTCCTCCGCCCTGGTGAGTTCCTCGATGAGCTTCTCGTACTGCTCCTCGGTGTGGAAGATGGAGAGGTGTTGACCCATCACTTCTTCCAGCCTGTAGCCGTGGATCCGGGCCATGTAGGGATTGGCGTAGACGATGGTGTGGTTGGCGTCGATGATCACGGTCCCGTAGGGTGCGGTGTCGGCTATGGCCTTGAAGAGCCGCATCTGGCGTTCCACGGTGGCCCGCTGGGTGATGTCCATGGCGATCACCGTGGCACCGAGGATCTCTCCCCCCTCGTTCCGTTTGGGAGAGATGACCACCTCCAGGTGGAGGGGGAGGAGGTTCCTCCTGGAGACGGAAAAGCGGGTGGTGAATGTCTGACCCGAGAGAACCCGGGAGACGGCCGTCTCCACCTGCCTCTGCATGGTCCTCGTGGGGAACAGATCGGTAAAGCGCATCTCCCTCCGAGGAGGTCTCTTGAAGTACATGCGAGACAGTCGGGCGAGGGTGGGGTTGAAGATCTGGATGCGCAGATCCCTGTCCATGGAACAGATGGCCACCGACTCGGTGCTCCGGAGGATGGCGTCCATCTCCATGGCGGCCCGCGCGAGCTCCGCGCTCTTCCGCGCGACCTCCTCCTCCAGGTGGTTGCGGTATCGTTCGAGTTCCTCCTCCGTCCGTCGCTGTTCGGTGATGTCTTCCAGGAGGACCAGAATGTGGTCGAGCTCACCTTCGGGGGTGAGGACACCTCGCTTCTGCACCTTCACGATGCGGGACTCCTCCTGGTGGGGGAACTCGACTTCCATCGAGGGGACGAGGACCCGGGTGAGGGGATCCTCGAGTATCTTCCGGTTGAGGACTTCGAGCTCCTCGGAGAGAGGGGGAGGGAAGAGTCGGGTCTCGGGGACTCCCAGGGCCTTCTGCCGGGGGACTCCTGTGATCCGTTCCATGTAGGGATTCCACAGGGAGACGGTGTAGTCGCTGAGCGGATCGAGGGTATAGACCCCTATGGGGAGGGCCTCCAGCATCTGGCGATAGAACTGCTTCTGCTGGCTGAGGAGACGTTCGGTGCGTTTCCGGTGGGTGATGTTGTGAAGTATGATGAGCCACCGTGCGGTCTCGTAGTCCTTGTGGAGGGGGAATATGGTGACCTCGGTCGTGATCTCTTCCGCCCTGTGCTGCCAGGAGATCTCCCTGAGGATCACCGTGTCGCTCTTCTCCGCCTCCTCCAAAAGGGGGCGGAGGTGGGCATCGATGGCCCTCGAGACGAGGGAGATGGGCTTGCCGACCAGGCTGGGGAGAGGGCGTCCTTCCAGGAGGTAGGCCCAGGTCTCGAAGGCCGTGTTGGCGTAGAGGATACGCCTGTCGCTGTCCGTCACCAGAATGTAGTCGGTGAAGGAATCCAATACCGAGGTGAAGAGCCTCCGCTGTTCCTGCAGTGACTCGAAGTAGAGGGTCTCGGCGTGTACGTCGAGGAGGAGGAAGGGGAGGATCCGGCCCTGCACCGGGAGGGGTATGACGAGGAAAGAGGTGCGGCCCCTTCCCGGGAAGGAGAAGCGTCCGTGGAAGGTGTCGTGGGGAGCGGCGAGGAACTCCTCGAGGGACTTCCGGGCATCGGGTTCCACGGTGGCGAGGAATTCCGGTTCGGAGAGGGTGAGGGACGTGGAAGGGCTCGTCGAGGATCCCGGGAGGTGGAGATCGATCGAACGGGTCCGGACGTCCAGATAGAGGAGCCCTGTCCGGAGTGAGGGGAGGAGGTTTTTCGCGATATCGAGACGGAACCCGGGGGTGAATATCCGTTCCCAGGGAAGGGCGGAGAACCAGGCCTGTTCGTACCTCGATTTATGGGAGAGGAAGGCCTCGGGATGCGAGGGGCTGTCGACCGCGAGGATGCCGTAGAGGAATCCTCCCACCTTGAGGGGGTAGAGGTGTATGCGCCCGTCCAGGATGGACAGATGGGTGAAGTTCCTGAGTTCGAAGCCCTCTATCCAGAACCTGCCTTCGTCGGTGGAGAGGAGGAGCGCGTCCAGAAGGGTGACCGCATCGGGGGCCTCCCACCGGGCGATCTCCTGGAGTTCATAGGTGATAGTGAGACAGAGGCTTGCCCCCGGTGCCCCCATGTCCAGGGAGACTTCTTCGAGGCTCTCCTCGAGTGAGGATATCTCTCCCCCCCCGCGGGAGGAGGTCATGGCATACTCTTCTCCCATACTCAAAGTATAGGAGAAGGGCGACCGTATTTTCAAATGGAGGGGGTCTCGTCACTCGAAATAGGTGTATCCGCGCATGCCTTCCTCGAAGGCCTCCATGATGGCCTTTTTCTCCGGGAGGCCGATCTTCTTCTCCTTGAGGGCCTGTTCCACCTTGCGTTTGAGGCGGTGGAGGATGGCCTTGGGGATGTACTCCACGTAGCTGAGGATGTCCTCCACGGTGTCGCCCTCCACCTCGTTCACGAAGACGATCTCGCCGTCCTCGTCCAGGGCAACGTTCACTATGTGGGTGTCACCGAAGAGGTTGTGGAGGTCTCCCAATGTCTCCTGGTAGGCTCCCACGAGGAAGATACCGATGATGTAGTCCTCGTCTTTCAGGGGATGGAGGAGGAGGTAGGGGCGGGTGTCGTAGATGTCGATGAAGGTGTCTATCTTTCCGTCCGAGTCACAGGTGGTATCGGCGATGATGGCAGGGATCTCCGGCTGCTCGTTGAGCCTGTGGATGGGGACGATGGGGAAGAGCTGATCGATGGCCCACGCATCGGGGAGCGACTGGAAGACGCTGAAGTTGCCGTAGTAGATGTGAGCGAGGCTCGCCTCGGCCTCTTCTATCTCTTCCGGTACATACTTGAGCTGCTTCGCCACTTTCACCAGCTTTTCTATGCCGTTCCAGAAATAGAGCTCGGCCAGACCTCGTTCCCAGAGAGGGATGTCGCCCATGATGAACTGGGAGCGGATGAGATCGCGGTAGTAGATGATGTCGTGGAAGGCCTCCTGTACGTTCTTCACCGATATGGAATTGTAGATATCGATGAGTTCCTTGAGCGTGGGCGAGCACTCCTCGGGGACGGAGAGCTGGTCCGGAGCAACGGTGAGACTCGAGGAGTCCAGGACGTTGAACAGGAGGACGCTCGAATACGCCACCACGAATCGTCCGGATTCGCTCACCAGGGTGGGGTGAGGGATTCCCTCGGGGTCGAGTATTTCCATCACCTCTTCCACCACGTCGGTGGCGTACTCCTTGAGGGTGTAGTTCCGGCTCGAGTGGAAGTTGGTCTGCGAGCCGTCGTAGTCCACCGCGAGGCCCCCTCCGATATCCAGGTGTCCCATCGTCGCCCCCTCCTTGTAGAGGGCTGCGTAGTACCTGGCCGCTTCCTTCACCGCGGAGCGGATGTGCCTGATGTCGGGGATCTGCGAGCCGAGGTGGTAGTGGAGGAGGACGAGGCGGTCGAGCATCCCCTCTTCCTTGAGGATCTTTACCGCGGAGACGACCTGGTGCGAGGTGAGGCCGAAGATGGATTGGTCTCCTGAACTCTCCGACCACTTGCCCGGGGTGGTCGAGGAGAGTTTCACCCTGATGCCCAGGAACGGAAGGATACCCAGCGCGCGGGAGCGCTCGATGATTGTCCGGATCTCGGAGAGGCGCTCGATCACCAGCACCACCTTGTGGCCGAGCTTGGTGCCGTAGAGGGCAAGGTCGATGAACTCCCTGTCCTTGTAGCCGTTGCACACGAGCAGACTCTCCTTGTCGCGGAGGTGGGACAGGGCGATGAAGAGTTCCGCCTTGCTGCCGGCTTCGAGTCCGTAGTGGAAGGGACGACCTATCTCCACTATGTCCTCTATGACCTGTTGCTGCTGATTCACCTTTATGGGGAAGACGCCCCGATAAGTTCCCCGATAGCCGCTCTCCTTGATGGCGGAGAGGAAGGCGTTGTTGAGTTCGTGGATCTTCGCCCTGAGGATGTCCCTGAATCTGAGGAGGACCGGGAACGAGAGCCCGCCCTGTACCACCTTCTGGGCGATCTCGTAGAGGCTCACCTCCTCTGTCTTCCGCTCGGGGGTGGAGAGCTTCACCGTGACCTCGCCGGATTCGGAGATGCCGAAGAAGTCGCCTCCCCATCTGCTTATCCCGTAGTATTCGTCAGAGTCCTTTATGGTCCAGGCCTTTATCTCCTTGCGTGCCATCCCTTTCTCTTTACCTCTCTTGTGGATTCGTAGTCTTTCACTATACTATGATTCCGACCATATGTGGAAGAGAGGAGGGCTCAGCGTGAATGGTGCCGTGACGGGAAAGGCCCGGCTCTTTCTCACCTTCTTCTCCATAGGGGCGGTCACGTTCGGGGGAGGGTACGCGATGATCCCCCTCATCCAGCGAGACCTGTGTGAGCGTAAGCGGTGGCTCGAGGAGAAGGAAATGCTCGATATCCTTGCCGCAGCCCAGTCGGTCCCGGGGGCGGTGGCGATCAATACCGCCTCGTTGGTGGGGATGCGCCTGGCCGGGGTCGGGGGTGCGCTCGCCGCGATGCTCGGTATGGTGCTCCCCTCGTTCCTCGTGATCCTGCTGGTGGCGGGCGTGCTCTATCGGTTCGTACATGTGGAGCTGGTGGGACATGCGTTCGCCGGGATGCGGGCGGTGGTGCTCGGGCTCCTCGCATCCGTGGTGCTCTCGGTGGGAAGGAGCACGGTGAAGGATGCGTGGAGCGGGGTGATCGCGGTGGGCGCGGTGGTGTGTGTGGTGGTGCTGGGGGTGCACCCGGTACTCGTGCTCCTGGGCGCAGGCGTCCTGGGGCTTCTCGCTTCGTTGTGGCGGACGGGGAGGCGCTCGGATGAGTGAGGTGTGGGGGCTTTTCGTCTCGTTTTTCAAGATAGGGGCGTTCGCCTTCGGGGGGGGATACGCCATGATCCCCCTCATCGCCTCCGAGGTGGAGGGGCACGGGTGGCTTTCCGCGCGTGTCTTCGCCGACGTGGTGGCGATCGCGGAGATGACGCCGGGGCCGGTGGCGATCAACATGGCGACGTTCGTGGGGTTCAGGGTGGCGGGGGTGCCGGGTGCCCTGGTGGCCACCGTGGGGGTGGTGCTGCCCTCGTTCCTCCTCGTGCTGGTGGTGGGAAGGTGGCTCGCGCGATGGGAGAAGGCCCCGCTCAAGGAGGCGGTCTTCTCGGGTCTCAGACCCGCGGTGGTGGGGCTCATCGGGTCGGCTGTGTGGGTGGTAGGCAGGGGGGCTCTCCTCGACCATCCGCCCGAGGCGCTGCGGATTCCCCTCGGTCCGGGTGTCGACGGGATCTCGCTGCTCATCGCGGCGGCGGCGTTCCTGGTCTTCAGGACCCTGCGCCTCCACCCCGTCTGGGTGATCCTCGGGGGAGCGGCGGCGGGTATGTTGGTGGGCTTGATGGTGCCGGGGTGG from Spirochaeta thermophila DSM 6192 includes these protein-coding regions:
- a CDS encoding chromate transporter; protein product: MWKRGGLSVNGAVTGKARLFLTFFSIGAVTFGGGYAMIPLIQRDLCERKRWLEEKEMLDILAAAQSVPGAVAINTASLVGMRLAGVGGALAAMLGMVLPSFLVILLVAGVLYRFVHVELVGHAFAGMRAVVLGLLASVVLSVGRSTVKDAWSGVIAVGAVVCVVVLGVHPVLVLLGAGVLGLLASLWRTGRRSDE
- a CDS encoding chromate transporter translates to MSEVWGLFVSFFKIGAFAFGGGYAMIPLIASEVEGHGWLSARVFADVVAIAEMTPGPVAINMATFVGFRVAGVPGALVATVGVVLPSFLLVLVVGRWLARWEKAPLKEAVFSGLRPAVVGLIGSAVWVVGRGALLDHPPEALRIPLGPGVDGISLLIAAAAFLVFRTLRLHPVWVILGGAAAGMLVGLMVPGWGG
- a CDS encoding response regulator; the protein is MTQGTEKKHRILIVDDTPPNIQLLGSILQEHYIVSFAESGPEALSRLEKTPFDLILLDIMMPEMDGFEVCRRVRSNPKTKDIPIIFLSAKADRESVMKGLELGGQDYVVKPYDPRELLKRVQTQLSLREQQKKIEELSQKARPAAIPLTKLTGLEFLTRKQFYEKLMFLTIHENLSSRLNLVRDTPLLTENDPALSLAEIEKILLLTRNHLSKNKDGLLKAGMEEARELMTAFSKAELQKHLVIIREALKQHNVISNGLFFVKTYFETLKDHVSHTEDGTDRPVSDMVASVLEEVLPLLPETVTVTTATPPVQDPSPLSRDHLFLILAHGLLTAAESILSGEGEGDVSFSAYAHGGILYLEISDTGTGLKVQERRRLLRAFEEEDLGVGILALGLATVKELVETQYKGTFRIEETEAGTKTSVHIPLRMVQ
- a CDS encoding PAS domain-containing protein, whose amino-acid sequence is MGEEYAMTSSRGGGEISSLEESLEEVSLDMGAPGASLCLTITYELQEIARWEAPDAVTLLDALLLSTDEGRFWIEGFELRNFTHLSILDGRIHLYPLKVGGFLYGILAVDSPSHPEAFLSHKSRYEQAWFSALPWERIFTPGFRLDIAKNLLPSLRTGLLYLDVRTRSIDLHLPGSSTSPSTSLTLSEPEFLATVEPDARKSLEEFLAAPHDTFHGRFSFPGRGRTSFLVIPLPVQGRILPFLLLDVHAETLYFESLQEQRRLFTSVLDSFTDYILVTDSDRRILYANTAFETWAYLLEGRPLPSLVGKPISLVSRAIDAHLRPLLEEAEKSDTVILREISWQHRAEEITTEVTIFPLHKDYETARWLIILHNITHRKRTERLLSQQKQFYRQMLEALPIGVYTLDPLSDYTVSLWNPYMERITGVPRQKALGVPETRLFPPPLSEELEVLNRKILEDPLTRVLVPSMEVEFPHQEESRIVKVQKRGVLTPEGELDHILVLLEDITEQRRTEEELERYRNHLEEEVARKSAELARAAMEMDAILRSTESVAICSMDRDLRIQIFNPTLARLSRMYFKRPPRREMRFTDLFPTRTMQRQVETAVSRVLSGQTFTTRFSVSRRNLLPLHLEVVISPKRNEGGEILGATVIAMDITQRATVERQMRLFKAIADTAPYGTVIIDANHTIVYANPYMARIHGYRLEEVMGQHLSIFHTEEQYEKLIEELTRAEDVGVMPSQEIWHVYQGQLPFPMLTTATFIKDEEGHVTYIGIVSLDMSLQKEAEQKLKEAKEEAERAMRAKSEFLANMSHEIRTPLNAIIGFTDLLASSFPSGKEASYLDAIRSSGKNLLMLINDILDLSKIEAGKMTLSYSPVDLRSFIEEIANIFRTQVEHKGLSFILDYAPALPPTVEIDELRLRQVLFNLIGNAIKFTEQGHVKVQVRGSLHTEESKVDLTISVEDTGIGIRPEEREAIFQSFHQSSGQDTRKYGGTGLGLTISKRLVEMMGGTISVESEYGKGTTFTVNIPDLTCSTERMVSATEETGGDVPMYEGKVILVVDDKDLNRTLLKEYLAPTGATVIEASNGQEALSRAEAHPPDLILMDIRMPVMDGLSFIKEYYRDPSHRNIPVIALTASVLKERHEEFLRNGFVEVLTKPIQKDALFSTLRSFLPTETSRTAAPPPPREEHLEFTAEDLARRAQILSLYDREIAPLLEEAKETWLNTTLEELGSRAKEAGTRIGSPFLSGWGASLEEAVQSFNIHRIRTLIKEFEEKIGRLKEESL
- a CDS encoding GGDEF domain-containing protein, with translation MPMEGTNREAPGGNEDYLKYYDLLKRIGVLDELQHYRNEISNLEEIISQAVELLSKSSIEEVLEVVVQGLMDKFIPSYLTLILQEAGVEGKILVKCYERLREIPPPFEITSLDGYREFFERHPSSISFSLFEYKVPSPGLVEPLRAVEAEILVPVIGMGGVYGLIVFGKKVLGEDYTPQELAYIGRLVEFVSISLQNNIHYRSSIMDFKTGIYNASFFMRRLEEELYRVKRYGGHLGLIILDVDHFKLFNDRYGHLAGDEVLISIARNIKQNLRKGDVAARYGGEEFVVLLPGANRNAAYIVAERVRHSIELMKVYFEDKILHVTVSVGVTSCTRYRLLDPRKLIEEADQALYLSKERGRNRTTVYRKGLLSLAEEYREALLEQVRT
- the speA gene encoding biosynthetic arginine decarboxylase; the protein is MARKEIKAWTIKDSDEYYGISRWGGDFFGISESGEVTVKLSTPERKTEEVSLYEIAQKVVQGGLSFPVLLRFRDILRAKIHELNNAFLSAIKESGYRGTYRGVFPIKVNQQQQVIEDIVEIGRPFHYGLEAGSKAELFIALSHLRDKESLLVCNGYKDREFIDLALYGTKLGHKVVLVIERLSEIRTIIERSRALGILPFLGIRVKLSSTTPGKWSESSGDQSIFGLTSHQVVSAVKILKEEGMLDRLVLLHYHLGSQIPDIRHIRSAVKEAARYYAALYKEGATMGHLDIGGGLAVDYDGSQTNFHSSRNYTLKEYATDVVEEVMEILDPEGIPHPTLVSESGRFVVAYSSVLLFNVLDSSSLTVAPDQLSVPEECSPTLKELIDIYNSISVKNVQEAFHDIIYYRDLIRSQFIMGDIPLWERGLAELYFWNGIEKLVKVAKQLKYVPEEIEEAEASLAHIYYGNFSVFQSLPDAWAIDQLFPIVPIHRLNEQPEIPAIIADTTCDSDGKIDTFIDIYDTRPYLLLHPLKDEDYIIGIFLVGAYQETLGDLHNLFGDTHIVNVALDEDGEIVFVNEVEGDTVEDILSYVEYIPKAILHRLKRKVEQALKEKKIGLPEKKAIMEAFEEGMRGYTYFE